In Serratia marcescens subsp. marcescens ATCC 13880, a single genomic region encodes these proteins:
- a CDS encoding TerC family protein, with the protein MMNSVGTPWLWGSFAAVIVVMLAIDLLLQGRKGAHTMTMKQAASWSLVWVSLSLLFNFGFWYYLNETAGRAVADTQALAFLTGYLIEKALAVDNVFVWLMLFSYFAVPANLQRRVLIYGVLGAIVLRTIMIFAGSWLVSQFQWLLYLFGAFLLFTGIKMALAKEDDSAIGDKPLVKWLRSRLRMTDSLEGERFFVRRNGILFATPLVLVLILVELSDVIFAVDSIPAIFAVTTDPFIVLTSNLFAIMGLRAMYFLLANVAERFSMLKYGLSVILVFIGIKMLIIDFFHIPIGISLGVVAGILTLTLLINTWVNRRNDRLAKK; encoded by the coding sequence ATGATGAATTCCGTTGGCACACCGTGGTTATGGGGCAGCTTCGCCGCCGTCATAGTCGTGATGCTCGCAATCGATCTCCTGTTGCAGGGCCGTAAAGGCGCGCACACCATGACTATGAAGCAGGCCGCCAGTTGGTCGCTGGTGTGGGTCAGCCTCTCCCTGCTGTTCAACTTCGGTTTCTGGTACTACCTGAATGAAACCGCCGGGCGCGCCGTCGCCGATACCCAGGCGCTGGCCTTCCTGACCGGTTACCTGATCGAAAAAGCGCTGGCGGTGGATAATGTGTTCGTCTGGCTGATGCTGTTCAGCTACTTCGCCGTGCCGGCCAACCTGCAACGGCGGGTGCTGATCTACGGCGTGCTGGGCGCAATCGTGCTGCGCACCATCATGATCTTCGCCGGCAGTTGGCTGGTCAGCCAGTTCCAGTGGCTGCTGTATCTGTTCGGCGCTTTCCTGTTGTTCACCGGTATTAAAATGGCGCTGGCGAAGGAAGATGACTCGGCGATCGGCGACAAACCGCTGGTGAAATGGCTGCGCAGCCGCTTGCGCATGACCGACAGCCTGGAAGGCGAGCGTTTCTTCGTGCGCCGCAACGGCATCCTGTTCGCCACCCCGCTGGTGCTGGTGCTGATCCTGGTGGAACTGAGCGACGTGATTTTCGCGGTGGACAGCATTCCGGCGATCTTCGCCGTGACCACCGATCCGTTCATCGTGCTGACCTCTAACCTGTTCGCCATCATGGGCCTGCGCGCCATGTACTTCCTGCTGGCCAACGTGGCGGAACGTTTCTCGATGCTGAAATACGGCCTGTCGGTGATCCTGGTGTTTATCGGTATCAAGATGCTGATAATCGACTTCTTCCACATCCCGATCGGCATATCGCTCGGCGTGGTGGCGGGCATCCTGACGCTCACCTTGCTGATCAACACCTGGGTCAATCGCCGCAACGATCGCCTGGCGAAGAAATAA
- a CDS encoding PLP-dependent aminotransferase family protein, translating into MRSLSGDLLLQRLGEQPDDKLHKRLYNAIRTSILDGSLPPSSRLPASRDLAQELSLSRNTVLTVYEQLLAEGYVSARAGSGTFVADTVPDSCLSTGGAPADGSGQPRRVELSERGATLLHHASASPKQWGAFIPGVPDVNAFPHQLFSKIQARLSRRPTPQRLTYSNQGGSPELQHALVEYLRVARSVRCSPEQILITEGIHQAIDLVTRMLCNPGDDAWIEEPGYWGIRNILRINALNICPLAVDEAGLVPPEQPTTPPRLIFVTPSHQYPLGSVMSLARRQRLLALARNAGGWIVEDDYDSEFRFSGQPIPALQGLEADAPVIYIGTFSKTLYPALRLGYVVLPPPLVQALKTAHAELYRGGHLLIQSALAEFIQAGHYTAHIRRMRLLYARRRAFLTGLIEQHLGKQALSEFNSNAGLHLILNLPDEADDVAIAAAAGARGVLVRPLSRYYMQPNRRRGLLMGFACVPEEQMAAAFTQLLACINAPH; encoded by the coding sequence TTGCGCTCATTGAGTGGTGATCTGTTGCTGCAGCGCCTCGGCGAACAGCCCGATGACAAGCTGCACAAACGGCTTTACAACGCGATCCGCACCAGCATTCTCGATGGCAGCCTGCCGCCCTCCAGCCGCCTGCCCGCCTCGCGCGATCTGGCACAGGAGCTCAGCCTGTCACGCAACACCGTGTTAACCGTTTATGAACAACTGCTGGCGGAGGGCTACGTGTCGGCGCGCGCCGGCAGCGGCACCTTCGTCGCCGACACGGTGCCGGACAGTTGCCTGTCCACCGGCGGCGCTCCGGCGGACGGCAGCGGGCAACCGCGGCGCGTCGAACTGTCGGAGCGCGGCGCCACGCTGCTGCACCACGCCAGCGCCAGCCCCAAACAGTGGGGGGCGTTCATTCCCGGCGTCCCCGACGTCAACGCCTTTCCTCATCAGCTGTTCAGCAAGATCCAGGCGCGCCTCAGCCGCCGCCCGACGCCGCAGCGGCTGACCTACAGCAATCAGGGCGGCAGCCCGGAGCTGCAGCATGCGTTGGTGGAGTATTTACGGGTGGCGCGCTCGGTGCGCTGCTCGCCGGAACAGATCCTGATCACTGAAGGCATCCATCAGGCGATCGATCTGGTGACGCGCATGTTGTGCAATCCGGGGGATGACGCCTGGATCGAAGAGCCGGGCTATTGGGGGATCCGCAATATCCTGCGCATCAATGCGCTGAACATCTGCCCGCTGGCGGTGGACGAGGCCGGGCTGGTGCCGCCGGAGCAGCCAACTACGCCGCCCCGCCTGATTTTCGTCACCCCGTCGCACCAATATCCGCTCGGCTCGGTGATGAGCCTGGCGCGCCGCCAACGGCTGCTGGCGCTGGCGCGGAACGCCGGCGGCTGGATCGTCGAAGACGATTACGACAGCGAATTCCGCTTTTCCGGCCAACCGATCCCGGCGCTGCAGGGGCTGGAAGCCGATGCGCCGGTGATCTACATCGGCACCTTCAGCAAAACGCTCTACCCGGCGCTGCGTCTCGGCTATGTGGTATTGCCGCCGCCGCTGGTGCAGGCGCTGAAAACCGCCCACGCCGAGCTGTACCGCGGCGGGCACCTGCTGATCCAGAGCGCGCTGGCGGAGTTTATTCAGGCGGGGCACTACACGGCGCATATCCGCCGCATGCGGTTGCTGTATGCCCGGCGGCGCGCCTTCCTGACCGGGTTGATCGAACAACATCTCGGCAAGCAGGCGCTCAGCGAATTCAACAGCAACGCCGGCTTGCACCTGATCCTCAACCTGCCGGACGAGGCCGACGACGTGGCGATCGCCGCCGCCGCCGGCGCGCGCGGGGTGCTGGTGCGGCCGCTGTCGCGCTACTATATGCAGCCCAACCGCCGGCGCGGCCTGCTGATGGGCTTTGCCTGCGTGCCGGAAGAGCAAATGGCCGCCGCCTTCACCCAACTGCTGGCGTGCATCAACGCCCCGCACTAA
- the sstT gene encoding serine/threonine transporter SstT: MQKLLQKITQGSLVKQIMAGLVAGILVALVSPAAAAAVGLLGSLFVGALKAVAPVLVLILVMASIANHKQGQKTNIRPILFLYLLGTFAAALVAVVVSFIFPSTLALTTGATDITPPGGIVEVMKGLLMSVVANPFHALINANYIGILAWAVGLGLALRHASETTKGLINDMSHAVTLVVRAVIRCAPLGIFGLVASTLAETGFGALWGYAQLLMVLIGCMLLVALVLNPLIVYWKIRRNPYPLVFACLRESGVTAFFTRSSAANIPVNMELCKKLNLNEDTYSVSIPLGATINMAGAAITITVLTLAAVNTLGIAVDVPTALLLSVVAALCACGASGVAGGSLLLIPLACNMFGIPNDVAMQVVAVGFIIGVLQDSAETALNSSTDVLFTAAACQAEDQRLANEDPLKVR, from the coding sequence ATGCAAAAACTACTACAAAAGATCACGCAGGGCAGCCTGGTCAAACAAATCATGGCCGGCCTGGTGGCCGGCATTCTGGTGGCGCTGGTTTCGCCGGCGGCCGCGGCGGCGGTCGGCCTGCTCGGTTCCCTGTTCGTCGGCGCGCTGAAAGCGGTGGCGCCGGTGCTGGTGCTGATTCTGGTGATGGCCTCGATCGCCAACCATAAACAGGGGCAGAAAACCAACATTCGCCCGATCCTGTTCCTCTACCTGCTGGGCACCTTCGCCGCAGCGCTGGTAGCGGTCGTCGTCAGCTTTATCTTCCCTTCCACGCTGGCGCTGACCACCGGCGCGACCGACATTACCCCGCCGGGCGGCATTGTGGAGGTGATGAAGGGCCTGTTGATGAGCGTGGTGGCCAACCCATTCCATGCGCTGATTAACGCCAACTACATCGGCATTCTGGCGTGGGCCGTCGGGCTGGGGCTGGCGCTGCGCCACGCTTCCGAAACCACCAAGGGGCTGATCAACGACATGTCCCATGCGGTCACGCTGGTGGTGCGCGCGGTGATCCGCTGTGCGCCGCTCGGCATCTTCGGCCTGGTGGCCTCTACGCTGGCGGAAACCGGCTTCGGCGCGCTGTGGGGCTATGCGCAACTGCTGATGGTGTTAATCGGCTGCATGCTGCTGGTAGCGCTGGTGCTCAACCCGCTGATCGTGTACTGGAAGATCCGCCGCAACCCGTATCCGCTGGTGTTCGCCTGCCTGCGCGAGAGCGGCGTGACCGCCTTCTTCACCCGCAGCTCCGCCGCCAACATCCCGGTGAACATGGAGCTGTGCAAAAAGCTGAACCTGAATGAGGACACCTACTCGGTTTCCATCCCGCTGGGCGCCACCATCAACATGGCCGGCGCGGCGATCACCATCACCGTGCTGACGCTGGCGGCGGTAAACACGCTGGGCATCGCGGTAGACGTCCCGACCGCCCTGTTGCTGAGCGTGGTGGCCGCCCTCTGCGCCTGCGGCGCCTCCGGCGTGGCCGGCGGCTCGCTGCTGCTGATCCCGCTGGCGTGCAACATGTTCGGCATTCCGAACGACGTGGCGATGCAGGTGGTGGCGGTCGGCTTTATCATCGGCGTGCTGCAGGATTCGGCGGAAACCGCCCTCAACTCCTCCACCGACGTGCTGTTCACCGCCGCGGCCTGCCAGGCGGAAGACCAGCGGCTGGCGAACGAAGACCCGCTGAAGGTGCGTTAA
- a CDS encoding glutamine amidotransferase: MKPLLVMQTGDAPQAIRQELANFEGMFLQQGNIDAERAHIVHLPAGERPLPPAAYCGVVITGSPAMVTERLPWSEEAAEWLRQAMAIKLPLFGVCYGHQLLAYALGGEVGYHPQGMEVGTLEIELLPAAADDRRLTLLPPRFKANLIHSQSVLTPPAGAQTLARSQQDAHQILRYGDHALTTQFHPEFNGAVMSQYLQWLGELHPEQQARYHQQQQQVSDTPFSRLLLQGFVVSLGAQKALAG; encoded by the coding sequence ATGAAACCGCTGCTCGTGATGCAAACCGGCGACGCGCCGCAGGCCATTCGTCAGGAATTGGCAAACTTTGAAGGCATGTTCCTGCAACAGGGCAATATCGACGCCGAACGCGCGCACATCGTGCATCTGCCCGCCGGCGAACGGCCGTTGCCGCCGGCCGCCTATTGCGGCGTGGTCATCACCGGCTCGCCGGCGATGGTGACCGAACGGCTGCCGTGGAGCGAGGAGGCCGCCGAGTGGCTGCGCCAGGCGATGGCGATCAAACTGCCGCTGTTCGGCGTCTGCTACGGCCATCAGCTGTTGGCCTACGCGCTCGGCGGCGAAGTGGGTTACCACCCGCAGGGCATGGAAGTCGGCACGCTGGAGATCGAACTGCTGCCCGCCGCGGCCGACGATCGGCGGCTCACCCTGCTGCCGCCGCGCTTCAAAGCCAACCTGATCCACTCGCAGAGCGTGCTCACGCCGCCCGCCGGCGCGCAGACGCTGGCGCGTTCGCAGCAGGACGCGCACCAGATCCTGCGCTATGGCGATCATGCCCTGACCACCCAGTTCCACCCGGAATTCAACGGCGCGGTGATGAGCCAGTATCTGCAGTGGCTCGGCGAGCTGCATCCCGAGCAGCAAGCCCGCTACCACCAGCAACAACAACAGGTTAGCGACACGCCGTTCAGCCGCCTGCTGCTGCAGGGATTCGTCGTCAGCCTGGGCGCGCAAAAAGCGTTGGCCGGCTAA
- a CDS encoding FAD-dependent oxidoreductase: MSNYPHLLAPLDLGFTTLKNRVLMGSMHTGLEELPDGPQRLAAFYAERAAAGVALIVTGGIAPNEQGVVFRGGSILNSEAQLPHHRPVTEAVHRAGGKIALQILHTGRYSYQPKLVAPSALQAPINPFTPSALSEAEIAQTIADFARCAALAQQAGYDGVEVMGSEGYLINQFLTTRTNQRDDQWGGSFTNRMRFAVETVRAVRQAVGPEFILIYRLSMLDLVEDGSSWEEIEQLALAIEQAGATIINTGIGWHEARIPTIATMVPRAGFSWVTRKLMGKVSIPLITTNRINDPAVAEQVLADGCADMVSMARPFLADAAFVQKAAEGRADEINTCIGCNQACLDQIFEGKLTSCLVNPRACRETEMPLTMAEKPKKLAVVGAGPAGLAFATTAASRGHRVTLFDAAEQIGGQFNIAKQIPGKEEFHETLRYFRRQLALREVTVRLGVKVEAADLSEFDEVILACGIVPRTPDIPGIGHAKVLSYLDVLRDKKPVGQRVAIVGAGGIGFDTAEYLSQHGVSSSLDQAEFNREWGIDGRLEQRGGLAEQGPQAPRAARQIYLLQRKTSKVGEGLGKTTGWIHRASLAMRGVKMLNSVSYRLIDDEGLHITRAEQDSCLPVDTVVICAGQEPRRELQQPLLAMGKTVHLIGGADVAAELDARRAIDQGTRLAMTL; encoded by the coding sequence ATGAGCAATTACCCTCACCTGCTGGCGCCGCTGGATCTCGGCTTCACCACCCTGAAAAACCGGGTGCTGATGGGATCGATGCATACCGGCCTAGAAGAGCTGCCCGACGGCCCGCAGCGCCTGGCCGCGTTCTATGCCGAGCGCGCCGCCGCCGGCGTGGCGCTGATCGTCACCGGCGGCATTGCCCCGAACGAACAGGGCGTGGTGTTTCGCGGCGGTTCGATCCTCAACAGCGAGGCGCAATTGCCCCACCACCGCCCGGTAACCGAGGCCGTCCACCGGGCGGGCGGCAAAATTGCGCTGCAGATCCTGCACACCGGCCGCTACAGCTATCAACCCAAGCTGGTAGCCCCTTCCGCGCTGCAGGCACCAATCAACCCGTTTACGCCGAGCGCCCTGAGTGAAGCGGAGATCGCGCAGACCATCGCCGACTTCGCCCGCTGCGCGGCGCTGGCGCAGCAGGCCGGCTACGACGGCGTTGAGGTGATGGGATCCGAGGGCTATCTGATCAACCAATTCTTGACGACGCGCACCAACCAGCGCGACGACCAATGGGGCGGCAGCTTCACCAACCGCATGCGGTTCGCCGTCGAGACCGTCAGGGCGGTACGCCAGGCCGTGGGCCCGGAATTCATTCTGATCTACCGGCTGTCGATGCTTGATCTGGTGGAAGACGGCTCCAGTTGGGAGGAGATCGAGCAGCTGGCGCTGGCGATCGAACAGGCGGGCGCCACGATCATCAATACCGGCATCGGCTGGCACGAAGCGCGTATTCCGACCATCGCCACCATGGTGCCGCGCGCCGGATTCAGCTGGGTGACCCGCAAGCTAATGGGCAAGGTCAGCATCCCGCTGATCACCACCAACCGCATCAACGATCCGGCGGTGGCCGAGCAGGTGCTGGCGGACGGCTGCGCCGACATGGTGTCGATGGCGCGTCCGTTTCTCGCCGACGCCGCCTTTGTGCAGAAAGCCGCCGAGGGGCGCGCCGACGAGATCAATACCTGCATCGGTTGCAACCAGGCCTGCCTCGATCAGATCTTTGAAGGCAAGCTGACTTCCTGTCTGGTCAACCCGCGCGCCTGCCGTGAAACCGAAATGCCGCTGACGATGGCGGAAAAGCCGAAAAAACTGGCGGTGGTCGGCGCCGGCCCCGCCGGGCTGGCGTTTGCCACCACCGCCGCCAGCCGCGGCCATCGGGTGACGCTGTTCGACGCCGCCGAGCAGATCGGCGGCCAGTTCAACATCGCCAAGCAGATCCCCGGCAAGGAAGAATTCCATGAAACCCTGCGTTACTTCCGCCGCCAGCTGGCGCTGCGTGAAGTGACGGTCAGGCTGGGCGTCAAGGTCGAAGCGGCGGATTTAAGCGAATTCGATGAGGTGATCCTCGCCTGCGGCATCGTGCCGCGCACCCCGGATATTCCCGGCATCGGGCACGCCAAGGTGCTGAGCTATCTGGACGTGCTGCGCGATAAAAAACCGGTCGGCCAGCGGGTGGCGATCGTCGGCGCCGGCGGCATCGGCTTCGATACCGCCGAGTACCTCAGCCAGCACGGCGTGTCCAGCAGCCTGGATCAGGCGGAATTCAACCGCGAATGGGGCATCGACGGGCGCCTTGAGCAGCGCGGCGGGCTGGCGGAGCAAGGGCCGCAGGCGCCGCGCGCCGCCCGGCAGATCTACCTGTTGCAACGCAAAACCAGCAAAGTGGGCGAAGGCCTGGGGAAAACCACCGGTTGGATCCACCGCGCCAGCCTGGCGATGCGCGGCGTGAAGATGCTCAACAGCGTCAGCTATCGGCTGATCGACGACGAAGGGCTGCACATCACCCGCGCCGAGCAAGACAGCTGCCTGCCGGTGGACACGGTGGTCATTTGCGCCGGGCAGGAACCGCGCCGCGAACTGCAGCAGCCGCTGCTGGCGATGGGGAAAACCGTGCACCTGATCGGCGGCGCCGACGTGGCCGCCGAGCTGGACGCCCGCCGCGCGATCGATCAGGGCACGCGGTTGGCGATGACGCTGTAA
- a CDS encoding Gfo/Idh/MocA family protein, which yields MIRFAVVGTNWITERFIDAAHESGKLKLSAVYSRSLEQAQAFGANYQVTQFFDSLEAMAQSDTIDAVYIASPNSLHCPQSLLFLRHKKHVICEKPLASNQSEAEQLVACARENQVVLFEAFKSAYLPNFLALQQALPKIGRLRKAFINYCQYSSRYPRYLAGENPNTFNPQFSNGSIMDIGYYCLASAVALFGAPQSVLASATLLDTGVDAHGTVCLNYGDFDVTLSHSKVSDSAIPSEIQGEEGTLIIDKISECQGVALTPRGGNRQDLSQPQHINTMLYEALAFAELVEKRQVEHPGLENSLIVARLLTDIRRQTGVVFPADGE from the coding sequence ATGATTCGCTTTGCCGTTGTCGGCACCAACTGGATTACGGAACGTTTTATCGATGCCGCCCATGAAAGCGGCAAACTCAAGTTGAGCGCCGTGTATTCACGCTCGCTGGAACAGGCGCAGGCGTTTGGCGCCAACTATCAGGTCACGCAGTTTTTCGACTCGCTCGAGGCGATGGCCCAGTCCGATACCATAGACGCGGTGTATATCGCCAGCCCCAACTCCCTGCACTGCCCGCAATCGCTGCTGTTCCTGCGCCATAAAAAGCATGTGATCTGCGAAAAACCGCTGGCCTCCAACCAGAGCGAAGCGGAACAGCTGGTAGCCTGCGCGCGGGAAAACCAGGTGGTGCTGTTCGAGGCGTTCAAAAGCGCCTATCTGCCGAATTTTCTGGCGCTGCAACAGGCATTGCCGAAAATCGGCCGACTGCGCAAAGCCTTCATCAACTATTGCCAATACTCTTCGCGCTACCCGCGCTACCTGGCCGGCGAGAACCCCAACACGTTTAATCCGCAGTTCTCCAACGGCTCGATCATGGACATCGGCTACTACTGCCTGGCCAGCGCGGTGGCGCTGTTCGGCGCGCCGCAGTCGGTGCTCGCCAGCGCCACGCTGCTCGATACCGGTGTGGACGCCCACGGCACCGTCTGCCTGAACTACGGCGATTTCGACGTCACGCTTTCCCATTCCAAGGTCAGCGACTCGGCGATCCCCAGCGAGATCCAGGGAGAAGAAGGCACGCTGATTATCGACAAAATCTCCGAGTGCCAGGGCGTGGCGCTGACGCCGCGCGGCGGCAACCGCCAGGATCTGAGCCAGCCGCAGCACATCAACACCATGCTGTATGAGGCGCTGGCCTTCGCCGAGTTGGTTGAGAAGCGTCAGGTGGAACATCCGGGGCTGGAGAATTCGCTGATCGTCGCCCGCCTGCTGACCGATATCCGCCGCCAGACCGGCGTCGTCTTCCCCGCCGACGGAGAATGA
- the rlmG gene encoding 23S rRNA (guanine(1835)-N(2))-methyltransferase RlmG yields MSQLDLGTQQLELERYPQQEESTQLQAWEAADEYLLQQLENVDIGGRPVLIFNDNFGTLACALHAHRPYSVSDSYMSQLATRHNLKLNGLDPEQVTLLDSLAELPAAPAVVLIRVPKALALLEQQLRALRHVVTEDTLIVAGAKARDVHTSTMQLFEKVLGPTRTSLAWKKARLIFCQAADIVPPAAAETTNWALDGTDWLIHNHANVFSRGSLDIGARLFIEHLPRGLNGHIVDLGCGNGVIGLTALAQNPEAQVTFVDESYMAVASSELNVEHNLPQELDRCQFEVNNALAGIERESVQAVLCNPPFHQQHAITDHTAWQMFCDAKRCLQVGGELRIVGNRHLDYHQKLKRLFGNCTLVASNKKFVILRAVKSGARR; encoded by the coding sequence ATGAGCCAACTCGATCTGGGAACACAGCAACTTGAGCTGGAGCGTTATCCCCAACAGGAAGAATCCACCCAACTGCAGGCGTGGGAAGCGGCGGACGAATATCTGCTGCAACAGCTTGAAAACGTAGATATCGGCGGCCGCCCGGTGCTGATTTTCAACGATAACTTCGGCACCCTGGCCTGTGCGTTGCACGCGCATCGCCCTTACAGCGTCAGCGATTCGTACATGAGCCAGCTGGCGACGCGCCACAACCTCAAGCTCAACGGTCTGGATCCCGAGCAGGTCACGCTGCTGGACAGCCTGGCCGAGCTGCCGGCGGCGCCGGCGGTGGTGCTGATTCGCGTGCCGAAAGCGCTGGCGCTGCTGGAACAGCAGCTGCGCGCGCTGCGCCACGTCGTGACCGAAGACACGCTGATCGTTGCCGGCGCCAAAGCGCGCGACGTGCACACCTCGACGATGCAGCTGTTTGAAAAAGTGCTGGGCCCAACGCGCACCAGCCTGGCATGGAAGAAGGCGCGCCTGATCTTCTGCCAGGCGGCGGACATCGTTCCGCCGGCGGCGGCGGAAACCACCAACTGGGCGCTGGACGGCACCGATTGGCTGATCCACAACCACGCCAACGTCTTCTCGCGCGGCAGCCTGGATATCGGCGCGCGCCTGTTTATTGAGCATCTGCCGCGTGGCCTGAACGGCCATATCGTCGATCTGGGCTGCGGCAACGGCGTGATTGGTTTGACGGCGCTGGCGCAAAACCCGGAAGCGCAGGTGACCTTCGTCGATGAATCATACATGGCGGTGGCCTCCAGCGAGCTGAACGTGGAGCACAACCTGCCGCAAGAGCTGGATCGCTGTCAGTTTGAGGTGAACAACGCGCTGGCGGGCATCGAGCGCGAAAGCGTGCAGGCGGTGCTCTGCAACCCGCCGTTCCACCAGCAACACGCCATTACCGATCACACCGCCTGGCAGATGTTCTGCGACGCCAAGCGCTGCCTGCAGGTGGGCGGCGAATTGCGCATCGTCGGCAACCGTCACCTCGACTACCATCAGAAACTCAAGCGCCTGTTCGGCAACTGCACGCTGGTGGCCTCGAACAAGAAGTTCGTGATCCTTCGAGCGGTGAAATCCGGCGCGCGTCGCTGA
- a CDS encoding ABC-F family ATP-binding cassette domain-containing protein, whose translation MAHSAQSPYFVLHQLICQFADGETLFGPLDLAFDRQRCGLVGRNGVGKTQLLRLIAGLDQPGNGHVESHATVAYVAQQPEIAADTTLAQLLGYGEAFAALARLEQGRPLADDIDRLEGRWDLHDRLQNAFAAAGLPAFDPLRSASSLSGGERMRAALCGALLGEADFLLLDEPTNHLDNAGRAWLYQQLDQWRGGLLIASHDRQLLACMERIVELTPGALRSYGGNYDDYRRQRDTEQQAARADLEHAREERRRTRARQQKEHDMSQRRSAQTLRVVDTLNIASFERVAYKSAAKESLGTLRKQHQDRRDSLDAAVREAYQRVEEEQPVLLALPGSEVNANKQVLVLERLQLPFVSAPPLDLRIDGPMRVALTGPNGCGKSTLLKTVLGQLAALSGHCHCPLSTAYLDQTLSQLDPGLSVMEHLGLQDSPLAEGALRTRLAQLQLGADRIALPLGSLSGGERLKAALACALWRRQPAQLLLLDEPTNHLDLASSLAIETALADFPGAMLVVSHDEDFLQALRPTHRLYRQADGWRFQAW comes from the coding sequence ATGGCTCATTCAGCGCAGTCCCCTTATTTCGTTTTACATCAACTGATCTGCCAATTTGCTGACGGCGAAACGCTGTTCGGTCCGCTGGATCTCGCTTTTGATCGGCAGCGCTGCGGCCTGGTGGGGCGCAACGGCGTCGGCAAAACCCAGCTGCTGCGCCTGATCGCCGGGCTGGATCAACCGGGCAACGGGCACGTCGAATCTCATGCCACAGTAGCTTACGTTGCACAGCAACCGGAGATCGCCGCGGACACCACGCTGGCCCAGCTGCTGGGTTATGGCGAGGCGTTCGCCGCGCTGGCGCGTCTCGAGCAGGGGCGGCCGCTGGCGGACGATATCGATCGTCTGGAAGGGCGCTGGGATCTCCACGATCGCCTGCAAAACGCCTTCGCCGCCGCCGGGCTGCCGGCCTTCGATCCGTTGCGATCCGCCAGTTCGCTGAGCGGCGGCGAGCGGATGCGCGCGGCCCTGTGCGGCGCCTTGCTGGGCGAGGCGGATTTTCTGCTGCTGGATGAACCGACCAACCACCTCGACAACGCCGGGCGCGCCTGGCTGTATCAACAGCTGGATCAGTGGCGGGGCGGGTTGCTGATCGCCAGCCATGACCGGCAGCTGCTGGCGTGCATGGAGCGCATCGTCGAACTGACGCCCGGCGCGCTGCGCAGCTACGGCGGCAACTATGATGACTACCGGCGCCAGCGCGATACGGAGCAGCAGGCGGCGCGCGCCGATCTGGAACATGCGCGCGAGGAGCGCCGCCGCACCCGCGCCCGCCAACAGAAAGAGCACGACATGAGCCAGCGGCGCTCGGCGCAAACGCTGCGCGTCGTCGATACGCTGAATATCGCCTCTTTCGAACGGGTGGCCTACAAGTCGGCGGCGAAGGAGAGCCTCGGCACGCTGCGCAAACAGCATCAGGATCGGCGCGACAGCCTCGATGCGGCAGTGCGCGAAGCCTATCAGCGGGTGGAAGAGGAACAGCCGGTGTTGCTGGCGCTGCCCGGCAGTGAAGTGAACGCAAACAAGCAGGTGCTGGTGCTCGAGCGGCTGCAGCTGCCGTTCGTCAGCGCGCCGCCGCTGGATTTGCGGATCGACGGTCCGATGCGCGTGGCGTTGACCGGCCCCAACGGCTGCGGCAAATCCACCTTGCTGAAGACCGTTCTCGGTCAGTTGGCGGCGCTTTCCGGCCATTGTCATTGCCCGCTGTCGACGGCCTACCTCGATCAAACCCTGTCGCAGCTCGATCCGGGCCTGTCGGTAATGGAACATCTGGGGCTGCAGGATTCGCCGTTGGCGGAAGGGGCGTTGCGCACCCGGCTGGCGCAGCTGCAGCTTGGCGCGGATCGCATCGCGTTGCCGCTGGGCTCGCTGAGCGGCGGAGAACGGCTGAAGGCGGCGCTGGCCTGTGCGCTGTGGCGGCGACAACCGGCGCAGCTGCTGTTGCTCGACGAGCCGACCAACCACCTGGATCTGGCGTCGTCGCTGGCGATCGAAACCGCGCTGGCGGATTTCCCCGGCGCGATGCTGGTGGTGTCGCACGACGAAGACTTCCTGCAGGCGCTGCGGCCGACGCACCGCCTGTACCGACAGGCGGACGGCTGGCGGTTTCAGGCCTGGTGA
- a CDS encoding M48 family metallopeptidase: MSELTYLQGYPTHLQSQVQQLIHQNRLGDVLLQRYPQVHDCTTDKSLYQFTVDLKNQYLRNAQPLSKVAYDSKIHVMKHALGLHTAISRVQGGKLKAKAEIRVATVFKVAPEPFLRMIVVHELAHLKEKDHNKAFYSLCCHMEPDYHQLEFDTRLYLTHLSLFGELYA; this comes from the coding sequence ATGTCTGAATTGACCTACCTGCAAGGCTACCCAACGCATCTGCAAAGCCAGGTGCAGCAACTGATCCATCAGAATCGGCTGGGGGACGTGCTGCTGCAGCGCTATCCGCAGGTGCACGACTGCACCACCGACAAATCGCTGTATCAGTTTACCGTCGATCTGAAAAACCAGTATCTGCGCAACGCCCAGCCGCTGAGCAAGGTGGCCTACGACAGCAAGATCCACGTCATGAAACATGCGCTGGGCCTGCACACCGCCATCTCGCGCGTGCAGGGCGGCAAGCTGAAGGCCAAGGCGGAAATTCGCGTGGCGACGGTGTTCAAGGTCGCGCCCGAGCCGTTCCTGCGCATGATCGTGGTGCATGAGCTGGCGCATCTGAAAGAGAAAGATCACAACAAGGCGTTCTACAGCCTGTGCTGCCATATGGAACCGGATTACCACCAGTTGGAGTTCGATACCCGGCTGTATCTGACGCACCTTTCGCTGTTCGGCGAGCTGTATGCATAG